A single window of Nicotiana sylvestris chromosome 5, ASM39365v2, whole genome shotgun sequence DNA harbors:
- the LOC104237612 gene encoding uncharacterized protein, with product MAIDQDIEELLILGDSDMIIRQAQGEWETRDVKLIPYRQYVEDLGKRFKPIEFRYIPRCHNELADALATLASMLPYQAMPTLILWKSKSGKGTVTANTVEEKPNIQPWYHDIKRFLKTKEYPEQASGDKKRTIRRHASSFFLNGDVLYKRTADLNLLRCIDAEEAGRIMYEVHAGVCGPHMNGYVLAKKIFRKVYYWMTMEKTASVLFVNVISVRCTGI from the coding sequence atggcaatcgaccaagatatCGAAGAGTTGTTaatcttgggagactcggatatgattatccgacaagctcaaggagaatgggaaacccgagatgtcaagcttattccttataggcAATATGTGGAAGATCTTGGCAAGCGATTCAAgccaatagaattcaggtacatccctcgctgtcacaatgaattagctgatgcacttgctactttggcctcgatgctgccataccaGGCAATGCCTACattgatcctttggaaatccaaatccgggaAAGGCACAGTTACTGCAAATACGGTTGAGGAAAAACCAaatattcagccatggtatcatgacatcaagagatttctgaaaactaaagaaTACCCTGAGCAAGCCAGCGGAGAcaaaaagagaaccattagacggcatGCAAGTAGTTTCTTTTTGAAtggtgatgtcttgtacaaaaggaccgcggacctcaacttgttaagatgtatTGACGCCGAAGAAGCCGGAAGAATCATGTACGAAGTGCatgcaggagtgtgcggaccccacatgaacgggtatgttttggcaaagaaaatctttCGAAAGgtttattactggatgaccatggaaaagactgcttcagttttgttcgtaaatgtcatcagtgttagGTGCACGGGGATTTAA